The Chitinophagales bacterium genome has a window encoding:
- a CDS encoding phenylalanine--tRNA ligase subunit beta, whose protein sequence is MVISYNWLLDYMQEPVALGELSDILTSIGLEVEALEPAEVVKGSLEGLVIGEVLTCEKHPGADKLKVTTVNIGGDEPLHIVCGAPNVAAGQKVVVAPVGSTVHPTSGESFPIKKAKIRGEASEGMICAEDEIGLGTGHDGIMILPAEAQVGMLAKDYFNIPAADTAIHIGLTPNRSDAMSHIGVAKDVAAYLSYHKGKKYEVKLPETKLESIGKASGITINVHNTDACPRYMGIDVKGVKVEPSPDWLKQRLQAIGVRSINNIVDITNYVLHEWGQPLHAFDADKIKGNAVNVQFLPKGTKFVTLDEQERKLNDSDLMICDASEGMCIAGVFGGAHSGVTDATTNIFIESAYFDPMHIRRTSMSYGLRTDAATHFEKGVDINNLEPALIRAATMMAELAGGTIASDITDVYPQPLARVSVDVTYTYITKLSGKEYDKEAVKGLMTSMGFVIEKENEEGFTVTVPTNKTDVSQPADIVEEVLRMDGLDNIPIPDKLNMSLTRPMANDRDDRNKLADILCGMGFSELVTNSIVNSKYYPEQEGMVKMLNSLTSELDVLRPSMLESGLEVIQYNCNRKNTNLAFFEFGKIYGTSENGYAEQHQLALYVTGKTHVGSWNQKEQDADVYYVKGVVNNLATYAGIKKIAENYTDIGLVLQWKKQTLATIEEVNSRKLHAFDIKQPVFFAAINWDVWMQAVAVSKIKYTEVPKYPAVHRDLAIVLDKNITYQQVQQATNKLNIASLQEYGLFDVFESEKLGAGKKSYALNYIFQLQDRTLTDEETDGLMQQLITTYKKELQAQIRE, encoded by the coding sequence ATGGTAATATCATATAATTGGTTATTGGACTATATGCAGGAGCCCGTAGCGTTGGGCGAATTGTCTGATATCCTGACATCAATAGGATTGGAAGTAGAGGCACTGGAGCCTGCGGAAGTAGTGAAAGGCAGCCTGGAAGGGTTGGTTATCGGCGAAGTTTTGACTTGTGAAAAGCACCCCGGAGCAGACAAACTGAAGGTGACAACGGTAAATATCGGGGGCGATGAACCCCTGCACATTGTGTGCGGGGCACCTAACGTTGCTGCCGGGCAAAAGGTGGTTGTGGCGCCCGTGGGCAGTACAGTTCACCCGACCAGTGGTGAATCTTTCCCTATAAAGAAAGCTAAAATACGTGGTGAAGCCAGCGAGGGTATGATATGTGCAGAGGATGAGATAGGCCTGGGTACAGGCCATGATGGAATAATGATACTGCCTGCAGAGGCGCAGGTGGGCATGCTTGCCAAAGACTATTTCAATATTCCGGCGGCAGATACAGCGATACATATCGGCTTAACGCCTAACCGCTCTGACGCAATGAGCCACATAGGCGTGGCTAAAGATGTGGCTGCATATCTATCCTATCATAAGGGTAAGAAGTATGAAGTGAAGTTACCTGAAACTAAGCTTGAGTCGATTGGTAAAGCATCAGGCATTACGATAAATGTGCATAATACAGATGCCTGTCCAAGGTATATGGGTATTGATGTAAAGGGTGTGAAAGTAGAACCTTCTCCGGACTGGCTGAAACAACGTTTACAGGCGATCGGCGTACGTTCTATCAATAACATTGTAGACATCACCAACTATGTGTTGCACGAATGGGGACAACCACTACACGCTTTTGATGCAGATAAGATAAAGGGAAATGCTGTCAATGTTCAGTTTTTGCCTAAGGGTACAAAGTTTGTAACACTGGATGAGCAGGAACGCAAACTGAATGACAGCGACCTGATGATATGCGATGCCAGTGAAGGTATGTGTATCGCAGGAGTGTTTGGTGGCGCGCACAGTGGCGTTACAGATGCTACAACCAACATCTTTATCGAGAGTGCTTACTTTGATCCTATGCATATACGCCGGACCTCCATGAGTTACGGGCTGCGTACGGATGCTGCTACTCATTTTGAGAAAGGAGTGGACATCAATAACCTGGAGCCTGCCTTGATACGTGCTGCAACTATGATGGCAGAACTGGCAGGAGGAACCATAGCTTCGGATATTACAGATGTATATCCTCAGCCATTGGCACGGGTATCTGTTGATGTTACCTATACCTATATTACTAAGCTGAGTGGTAAGGAATATGATAAAGAGGCGGTAAAAGGACTGATGACCTCGATGGGATTTGTGATTGAAAAAGAAAATGAAGAAGGTTTTACGGTTACCGTACCTACAAATAAAACAGATGTGAGCCAGCCTGCGGATATTGTTGAGGAGGTATTGAGAATGGACGGACTGGATAACATTCCGATACCGGATAAACTGAACATGAGTCTGACCCGTCCTATGGCGAACGACAGGGACGACAGGAACAAACTGGCGGATATTCTCTGTGGTATGGGCTTTAGTGAACTGGTAACCAACTCTATCGTGAACAGCAAATACTATCCTGAACAAGAAGGTATGGTGAAGATGCTGAACAGCCTGACCAGTGAACTGGATGTGTTGCGTCCTTCGATGCTGGAGAGCGGACTGGAAGTGATACAGTATAACTGCAACCGTAAGAACACGAACCTGGCTTTCTTTGAATTTGGCAAAATATATGGTACCAGTGAAAATGGTTACGCAGAGCAGCATCAACTGGCGCTATATGTAACGGGCAAAACCCACGTAGGAAGCTGGAACCAGAAAGAACAGGACGCAGATGTTTATTATGTGAAAGGGGTTGTGAACAATCTTGCTACCTATGCAGGAATAAAAAAGATAGCTGAGAACTATACCGATATCGGGCTGGTGTTGCAATGGAAGAAACAAACACTGGCAACTATAGAGGAAGTGAATAGTAGGAAATTACATGCATTTGACATCAAACAACCTGTATTTTTTGCAGCTATTAACTGGGACGTATGGATGCAGGCAGTAGCAGTAAGTAAGATAAAGTACACAGAAGTGCCTAAGTACCCGGCTGTACATCGCGACCTGGCGATAGTACTGGATAAAAATATCACTTACCAGCAGGTACAGCAAGCAACAAATAAACTGAATATCGCATCTTTGCAGGAGTATGGCTTATTTGACGTGTTTGAAAGTGAGAAACTGGGTGCAGGTAAAAAGTCATATGCGTTGAATTATATTTTTCAGTTGCAAGACCGTACTTTAACAGATGAAGAGACTGATGGCCTGATGCAGCAATTGATAACAACATATAAAAAGGAGCTACAGGCACAAATCAGGGAGTAA